In Dermacentor albipictus isolate Rhodes 1998 colony chromosome 6, USDA_Dalb.pri_finalv2, whole genome shotgun sequence, the following proteins share a genomic window:
- the LOC135913812 gene encoding E3 ubiquitin-protein ligase RING1-like: MTSSGASKGTEGKWQLSPYEHQRTAQEVIADATEEVAAHADSIRNEFTCAICLGLLQDTVASTECGHRFCEKCITAVLLKSNKVCPVCRARIPSKRCLRRDHRMDSIIAALYRNQEQHGAAHLHPPAEPPDCPLAQAIEEHDAEDG; encoded by the coding sequence ATGACGTCGTCCGGTGCATCAAAAGGGACCGAAGGCAAATGGCAACTGAGCCCCTACGAGCATCAGCGGACAGCTCAAGAAGTCATCGCAGACGCCACGGAAGAGGTAGCCGCGCATGCCGACAGCATTCGCAATGAGTTCACGTGCGCCATATGCCTAGGCTTGCTGCAGGACACTGTCGCAAGTACAGAGTGCGGCCACCGGTTCTGTGAGAAGTGCATCACTGCGGTCCTCCTCAAGAGCAACAAGGTGTGCCCGGTATGTCGCGCCAGGATCCCGTCGAAGCGATGTCTGCGACGTGACCATCGCATGGACAGTATTATCGCTGCACTCTACCGTAACCAAGAGCAACACGGCGCGGCCCACCTGCATCCTCCGGCTGAGCCGCCAGATTGTCCGCTCGCTCAAGCAATTGAAGAACACGACGCCGAGGACGGGTAA